The Topomyia yanbarensis strain Yona2022 chromosome 3, ASM3024719v1, whole genome shotgun sequence nucleotide sequence acaacacataattcttgttgcatcaaatcaaaaagttatTAATGCAAATCCCGGTGATCATGatgtgataatcatcggcgaaaccatacgtcggaaacccaagctcattaagtttcatcaacaagccatcggcgacaaggttccatagaagtggtgacagcacaccaccttgaggacatccgcagacactcagtttgcttatctctacttgtcttaacgatgagcacagatgtcggttgctaagtaCTGCGTGTATCCAGtacgtgatatatgaaggtactcgatgatctcgtgctgcttccaagatggattcgaaagacacgttgtcaaaagcaccttcaatatcgaaaaaaaactcctaaacttgattgcttttgtgaaaaagctttttcaatgttgtacaCAACGTTGTgcaacagggtggtagtagacttcccccgctgatatgcatgttgcattgcatgcagcgggtggtCACctaagctaacatcccgaatgtagtattcgattaaacgttccactgatttgagaaggaagaaggtcagactgatcagtctaaagctctttgtatccttataagtgacgcggccacctttgggaatgaatttgacagttatttccggccacgctaatggaatgtatcttgttgcaagactacaagtaagaacctttttttaaatatgcttgaagtgttcatatcctttttgtagtagaactggattGATTCCATCGTTTCCGGAAGACCTCTATGGAGGAAAACTTTCAATCGcttatttgatcgattcggttgcagcaattctacgagcaaaagCCCAAGAATCAAAATTATCTAAAAAGAATTCAGgggtcagtgatggctccatacagcctggaaagtgtgtgtcaaaaagacagttggtccctacatcttcgtcagacgaatattcaccattagcagttctaattgagctatgaaagtctttcgatttcgatagaaacttatttaatctactattctcgttgagacttgagacatctGTGCAGAAGCTGTTctaaccacttcgctcagaggatcgaagggaaTTTCTGTTTGCTTtacgagccaacttaaatgcctccgaacCGTCCCTGCTTCTGCGATTCCAaactcttctacataactttttgagtctaaCAAGTTCggcattccaccaaggtgttcctctagaagcacgcataactcgaagcggacaaccctcttggtatgctgctgcTATGAGTGAGcatgttttatccacgacctcatccaagtcagttggagattcaatcgtcggaataTACCCTTGAAACCTAGGCGCCAcaccctcttcgtagaggtcccagttcgtagagtTGGGATTACACGAtatctacacaccaaaaaaatatgaaatttatcgttgacgtaattgcaagcatgacacaatttaacaaatcgtaattcacgaaatgacgaaatataaccgtgttccgtttaattttacatgaaacatatactttacatgcgcaatgacatagaaatacacttactgccattcagaacaatCGCTTTATGTGCAGTAAAATTACGTGGTTTACGAAATTTAACGTCATGTAAAgataaaatcaaacgtaaaccTAAATCAATTGTGATGCTCGTATATATCAGGGTCACGAGACgaaaatttacacgattttttctatgtgtgtagtttacttttaaatgatcaaagacaatatacttatgatcagataacgacggttcgaactagttggtagtttgatgggctctagcagacgaaacaagttgaatttgagtaaatcctttcttgagcatatttttcttatcttagagatccgaaatatgcaaaaaaaaaaatttcattttttttttaaattttgcactgtcagacccccttaagagaaatttaaactaaataatcagaaagggttatgaagcTATATATAGGGagtaaagaagaatattttaagggccatattaaaaagaaagaaaaatatacgtCCCGATTTTTCACAAACGGGAAaaatctaactagcattaagttgatgctagttactgacgaggagaatccgacaCAATAAAGAACCAGTCTTTATGTAAGGTTTGGAACCTTAAgctcaaaaaaaatcttgttcaaTATTTTCACGGTTGGGACATTTACATAgcaccaggcgtttggttcttaTACCAAATGATGGTTTTGTTTCATATTCCTCgccggcaaacagaacttctgagCTTACTACCGAGACATCATTCGGTACCATCCAGTTGTTTagcgttcacgcaagacgttTGACTGTTtagattttagtgtctaactagcgcCAACTTGGTGGTGGTTTGGACTGtcctaactagcattaagttggtgttagttactgacgaggagaatccgaaacactaaaaatacatacttcatgtaaggtcttgtgtccttatgcacaaaaataaATAGATCTTATCTAAATTTCCCGtttgagaattttgcatgaaaattATGATGTCATATTGGTTTGAGCTAAGTTGTgtgtttttgttaacacaatCTTACCATTATAGAAcgcataatttttttattcccaACTCATTATATTGTCCTTTCCTTTAACTCAAAAATTTTGCGATTAAGAGCCATCATTAAACCTTAAAAGAGCGAATAAAGTCAATACATATAACATTAACCGAATCCAAAAATGTTTCAGAGTCTTCGGAACGTTTGAAATCAATTTAATGTTTGTTTTTTAATGTGTCAAATTAGAAGTAATACACACAAATCGTACACTAGCTCATACAATTTCATTACAGTTTTAAAAGAAcattcaaaaattgttaaagacatgtcaaataaaacaaaaccttATAGTTATTGCGTATTTTATCTACAACCTTGTATAATTGTCAATCTCTGTTAAAGTCATGCACATGATGCTGTTACATCCTCGTGTATccgatttcatttcaattacTGTTATAATCTTCTGTTCGGTTAATGGTGTGAATTACCAACGATACATGTGTCGCTAGTTCATTAGCAGATTCGTAACCGTAACAGTTAAAATTTAAATCAGCATCCCTGTTGATAAGTCCACCTTAATTTGACAACATGTGCTTCCGCTTATTAGAACAGTGACACATTCATTAGCACGCCAAGCTATCACatccttttttatatttcaaaatCCAACTTTAcacaatatattttatattgaTTGAAGTAGTACAGTCATCTATATTATATTTCACCGAACGATATAATCTCCAAACTGATTTCCATGACTAACTCTAGCGCTATTTAGCGCCTTCCTACTGCTGGCTGGTGATAATTGTTGTGTCAGGAACCGCGTCACCTCCGTCGGTGAAGTAACCATTTTCAACACTCTCCCCGCTGTCCCAGAACAACGGAACATCACCATCATCGTCGCTGACTGCACTGCTGGGTGGATAGCTTTCGTTGGAACTGGTATCTCGTTTTTTGATCTTATGCTCGACGGGAGTACTGCTGGGAGATGCAGACTCTGTGCTGTTTGATGGGTTTGTACTGCTGGCATTGAATGTGGAGTCATTGCATGAAATGATCACCGTGCTTGTTCCTGCCGGAACAGTTACGCTACAGGATACCCCGTTAGCCAACCGATACGATGCCAAAGGTGGTGCAAGATGGGAAGAATTTTCAGTTGAAGATGAGATATTCACGATATGTAGAGGTGCTTCGTCTATCTCCAGAGACACGTCTCTTTTTGTTCCAGATGATAGAGTAACTCCCGTTCCATTGTTGCTGAATTCGGCTCGCTCGGTCGTCGAGGTTGTGGCGTTCGTGGCATTCTCGGTGGAATGGGTGGCTTCAACTGTTACTGCCGTAGTAAGTTCTGTGGTCGTTGTCGTGTTTGGATGGAACAGCTTGTAGACTACCGTTGTTGTGTTTACTTCGGCGGCGATGGTTGTCGTTGATGGAGTGGGGCTTAAAGTTCCGTTCTCGATAGTGGTGTCGAGGTTTGTCGTTACTTCTTCCGGAGTAGTTTCTCCGGTTTCAGGTGTAACCTCGGCCTGACTCTTTGCAATAGAATTTTCTTCCAGCCTGGCACTGGTAGTCGTTGTTAGGTTCACATATCCACTAATCTCTGGCGTGGGAGTTGAAGTTTTGTTTGTGG carries:
- the LOC131687060 gene encoding uncharacterized protein LOC131687060 — protein: MKLVVLELLLVVVLASTVSADIGEFFDNLFSAFKPEEAKTVDLSTNATTQQNSTELGTSTVQIANQTDTLNSTNKTSTPTPEISGYVNLTTTTSARLEENSIAKSQAEVTPETGETTPEEVTTNLDTTIENGTLSPTPSTTTIAAEVNTTTVVYKLFHPNTTTTTELTTAVTVEATHSTENATNATTSTTERAEFSNNGTGVTLSSGTKRDVSLEIDEAPLHIVNISSSTENSSHLAPPLASYRLANGVSCSVTVPAGTSTVIISCNDSTFNASSTNPSNSTESASPSSTPVEHKIKKRDTSSNESYPPSSAVSDDDGDVPLFWDSGESVENGYFTDGGDAVPDTTIITSQQ